Proteins from a single region of Ziziphus jujuba cultivar Dongzao chromosome 1, ASM3175591v1:
- the LOC107403889 gene encoding ubiquitin carboxyl-terminal hydrolase 6, with amino-acid sequence MITVSVKWQKELFKAVEIDTTQSPYLFKCQLYDLTGVPPERQKIMVKGGLLKDDADWSTLGVKEGQKLMMMGTADEIVKAPEKGPVFMEDLPEEEQAVAVGHSAGLFNLGNTCYMNSTVQCLHSVPELKSALIKYSHSGRSNDVDQTSHMLTIATRDLFNELDKSVKPVAPMQFWMVLRKKYPQFGQLHNNYFMQQDAEECWTQLLYTLSQSLRSSGSSENPDAVKDLFGIELVSRVHCQESGEESSETETVYSLKCHISHEVNHLHEGLKHGLKSELEKNSPSLGRSAIYLKEARITGLPRYLTIQFVRFFWKRESNQKAKILRKVDYPLELDVYDLCSEDLRKTLEAPRQKLRDEEGKKLGLKATGKSSGSSSSDNDVKMSEAEGSSNGSGETSKATSSEGVSSEKETQVTGIYDLVAVLTHKGRSADSGHYVAWVKQENGKWIEYDDDNPIPQREEDITKLSGGGDWHMAYICMYKARVVPM; translated from the exons TGAGTGTTAAATGGCAAAAGGAACTGTTTAAAGCTGTGGAAATCGACACTACTCAGTCCccctatttatttaaatgtcaGCTGTACGATCTAACAGGGGTACCTCCTGAAAGACAGAAAATCATGGTCAAAGGTGGTTTACTGAAG GATGACGCAGATTGGTCAACACTAGGTGTAAAAGAG ggtcaaaagttgatgaTGATGGGAACAGCAGATGAGATTGTCAAGGCTCCAGAAAAGGGTCCTGTTTTTATGGAAGATCTTCCAGAAGAAGAACAAGCCGTTGCTGTG GGTCATAGTGCTGGTCTATTTAATTTGGGGAATACCTGTTATATGAACTCAACTGTGCAATGCCTGCATTCTGTTCCAGAGTTGAAGTCAGCTTTGATCAA GTATTCACATTCTGGAAGAAGCAATGATGTGGATCAGACTTCTCATATGTTGACAATTGCAACGCGCGATTTGTTTAATGAACTGGATAAAAGTGTTAAGCCTGTGGCACCCATGCAATTTTGGATG GTCTTACGGAAAAAGTATCCCCAGTTTGGTCAACTGCATAATAATTACTTCATGCAACAG GATGCTGAAGAGTGTTGGACACAACTTTTATACACCCTTTCTCAATCTTTGAGATCGTCTGGTTCTAG TGAAAATCCAGATGCAGTTAAAGACCTATTTGGTATTGAACTTGTAAGCAG GGTGCATTGCCAAGAAAGTGGTGAAGAAAGCTCAGAAACAGAAACAGTTTATTCCCTTAAATGCCACATATCACACGAAGTGAACCATTTGCATGAAGGTCTAAAGCAT GGTTTAAAATCAGAGTTGGAGAAGAATTCTCCTTCTTTGGGGCGTAGTGCAATTTACTTGAAGGAGGCTCGTATCACTGGCCTGCCAAG gtACCTGACCATTCAGTTTGTTCGTTTCTTCTGGAAGAGGGAATCAAATCAAAAAGCCAAGATTTTGCGG AAAGTAGATTATCCTTTGGAGTTGGATGTTTATGATCTGTGTTCAGAAGATCTTCGCAAGACCTTGGAAGCTCCTCGACAG AAATTAAGGGATGAGGAAGGTAAAAAGCTTGGTTTGAAAGCCACCGGCAAGAGTTCTGGATCTAGTTCGAGTGATAACGATGTCAAGATGTCTGAGGCAGAG GGATCTTCAAATGGTAGTGGAGAAACATCTAAAGCTACATCTAGTGAAG GTGTTTCATCTGAGAAGGAGACACAAGTGACTGGAATTTATGATCTGGTTGCTGTGCTGACACACAAGGGTCGTAGTGCTGACTCAGGACATTATGTTGCATGGGTCAAGCAAGAAAATG GGAAATGGATCGAGTATGATGACGATAATCCCATCCCACAGCGGGAGGAAGACATTACAAAACTGTCTGGAGGAG GTGATTGGCATATGGCCTATATCTGCATGTACAAGGCCCGCGTTGTCCCTATGTGA